In the Muricauda sp. MAR_2010_75 genome, one interval contains:
- a CDS encoding RNA polymerase sigma factor RpoD/SigA, giving the protein MRSLTISKQITARDTLSLNKYLSDISRIPMITEEEEVNLAVRIRQGDNEALEKLVSANLRFVVSVAKQYQSRGLNLHDLINEGNVGLVRAASKFDETRGFKFISYAVWWIRQGIIQALTEKSRMVRLPLNKINVINKIKKVTSHFEQVHQRPPTAEEISEQIDFSLSEIQICLKHSSWPLSMDEPLKIGDGGLSLHDTMRSDEFGSPEQKLINHSLQMEIDGVLDILSYREAFVIKMIFGIGVEDSMGLEEIAFHLGLTKERVRQIKVTALAKLRNSSKIEFLKQYLE; this is encoded by the coding sequence TTTCCTTGAACAAATACCTCAGTGATATAAGCCGTATTCCAATGATTACTGAAGAGGAAGAGGTTAATCTGGCAGTTCGCATAAGGCAAGGGGACAACGAGGCTCTGGAAAAACTGGTCTCGGCCAATTTACGATTTGTGGTGTCTGTGGCGAAACAATACCAATCAAGGGGACTCAATTTGCATGATCTCATTAACGAGGGAAATGTTGGGCTTGTCAGAGCAGCATCCAAATTTGATGAAACACGTGGTTTCAAGTTTATTTCATATGCTGTATGGTGGATACGTCAAGGAATCATACAGGCACTTACGGAAAAATCAAGAATGGTGAGATTGCCCTTGAACAAAATAAATGTAATCAACAAAATAAAGAAGGTCACCTCTCATTTTGAACAAGTTCATCAAAGACCACCCACTGCAGAAGAAATATCCGAACAGATAGATTTCTCACTTTCAGAAATCCAAATATGCTTAAAGCACTCTTCTTGGCCTCTTTCCATGGATGAACCATTAAAAATTGGTGATGGAGGATTGAGTTTGCACGACACAATGCGCTCCGATGAGTTTGGTAGTCCAGAACAAAAGTTAATCAACCATTCATTACAAATGGAGATTGATGGTGTTTTGGATATTCTATCGTATCGCGAAGCCTTTGTGATCAAAATGATTTTTGGAATAGGAGTGGAAGATTCCATGGGATTGGAAGAAATTGCTTTTCATTTAGGTTTAACCAAAGAAAGAGTGCGACAAATAAAAGTAACAGCTTTGGCCAAGTTAAGAAACTCCTCCAAAATTGAATTTCTGAAGCAGTATTTGGAATAA
- a CDS encoding TonB-dependent receptor, which produces MKLRLFLVLSVFGMASTLAQNTLNIVVKDSLSGEPMIGVTAVLASLDKGAISNEEGKIKIEDIPNGTFQLRLSYLGYATLEQTLTFPLDDDRQVRTISLIPQTEEMEEITLVSTRSSRTIEDIPTRVEVIAGEELSEKGNMKPGDIRMLLNESTGIRTQQTSATSYNSSIRIQGLDGKYTQLLRDGFPLYSGFASGLSLMQIAPLDLKQVEVIKGSSSTLYGGGAIAGLVNLISKTPQDEPELSFMANGTSALGLDLSGFYSEKFNKVGTTVFASYNLGTPYDPADIGLTAIPEFDRFTLNPKLYWYLNEGTELLLGINAIWEDRLGGNMDYVKGDAVADPYFESNETERVSTQLGFKHAFNDRNRFEVKNSFSFYDRTIQIPDFTFSGYQRSSFSELNFSTSSEDDVEWVFGANLWTEYFNDTREDQTEALDQSYQIFGLFAQNVWPIGETFSVETGFRADFHSNYGAMALPRLSVLYEPNSALTFRFGGGLGYKTPTVFTEDAERLQFRNVLPINTDEADLERSLGGNFDVNYKWVPLSGMTMSINTLLFYTKINDPMTLVPNGNGFYEFLQYGGYVDTRGAEVNLKIKYGDFKLFTGYTHANVKQHENGTVSDFPLVAKHRLNNVLMFEKEDNLWVGLEAYYYSPQQLGNGETGESYWIVGLMSEKKLGEKFSVFLNFENFLDTRQTRFGTIYTGNISDPQFLDIYAPVDGFVINGGFKIKI; this is translated from the coding sequence ATGAAATTACGATTGTTTTTGGTGCTGTCCGTTTTTGGGATGGCATCCACTCTTGCGCAGAACACCCTAAACATTGTGGTCAAAGACTCTTTAAGTGGTGAACCCATGATTGGGGTCACAGCAGTTTTGGCATCGTTGGACAAAGGGGCCATATCCAACGAAGAGGGAAAAATAAAAATAGAAGATATTCCCAATGGAACGTTCCAATTGCGGTTAAGCTATCTTGGTTATGCCACCTTGGAACAAACCCTTACCTTTCCCTTGGATGATGATCGTCAGGTACGGACCATTTCCCTGATACCACAGACCGAAGAGATGGAAGAGATTACCCTGGTATCCACTAGGAGCAGCCGAACCATTGAGGACATCCCTACACGGGTTGAGGTCATCGCAGGGGAGGAACTCTCTGAAAAGGGAAACATGAAACCGGGGGACATTCGAATGCTGCTCAATGAAAGCACAGGAATCCGAACCCAACAGACCTCGGCCACCAGCTACAACTCCAGTATCCGTATACAAGGCTTGGATGGGAAGTATACCCAACTCCTTCGGGATGGGTTTCCCCTATATTCTGGGTTTGCCAGTGGGCTCAGTCTCATGCAGATCGCACCTTTGGACCTGAAACAGGTGGAGGTCATCAAGGGCTCGAGTTCCACTTTGTATGGTGGAGGTGCCATCGCTGGGCTGGTAAACCTCATTTCCAAGACCCCTCAAGATGAGCCTGAACTCAGCTTTATGGCCAACGGAACCTCTGCCCTTGGTCTGGATCTTAGTGGTTTCTATTCGGAGAAGTTCAACAAAGTGGGAACAACGGTATTCGCTTCGTATAATCTTGGAACGCCTTACGATCCTGCAGATATTGGATTGACGGCCATTCCCGAGTTTGACCGCTTTACCCTGAACCCAAAACTGTATTGGTATCTTAACGAAGGCACAGAACTGCTGTTGGGCATCAATGCCATTTGGGAGGACCGTCTTGGGGGAAACATGGACTATGTCAAGGGTGATGCTGTGGCGGACCCCTATTTTGAATCCAACGAAACCGAAAGGGTCTCCACCCAATTGGGATTCAAACATGCCTTTAATGACCGCAACCGATTTGAGGTCAAGAACAGTTTCAGTTTTTATGACCGTACCATACAAATCCCGGACTTTACCTTTTCGGGATACCAACGCTCGTCCTTCAGTGAACTTAACTTTTCAACCAGTTCGGAAGATGATGTGGAATGGGTCTTTGGCGCCAATCTGTGGACAGAATATTTTAACGATACCCGGGAAGATCAGACCGAAGCCTTGGACCAGTCCTACCAGATTTTTGGACTGTTCGCACAAAATGTATGGCCTATTGGTGAAACCTTTTCCGTAGAAACCGGGTTTCGGGCCGACTTTCATTCCAATTATGGGGCCATGGCACTCCCCAGACTGTCCGTGCTCTACGAGCCCAATAGTGCATTGACCTTTCGATTTGGAGGCGGCTTAGGGTATAAGACCCCCACTGTATTTACAGAGGATGCGGAACGACTGCAGTTCCGTAACGTACTGCCCATCAATACGGATGAAGCTGATCTGGAACGCTCCTTGGGCGGTAATTTTGATGTGAACTATAAATGGGTCCCCCTGTCGGGGATGACAATGTCCATCAATACGCTACTTTTCTATACTAAGATCAATGACCCCATGACACTGGTACCGAATGGAAACGGATTCTATGAATTCCTACAATACGGGGGGTATGTGGACACGCGCGGTGCTGAGGTCAACCTCAAGATAAAATATGGGGATTTTAAACTGTTCACTGGGTATACCCACGCCAATGTGAAACAACATGAAAATGGGACGGTCTCAGACTTTCCATTGGTGGCCAAGCACCGATTGAACAATGTGCTGATGTTTGAAAAGGAAGATAATCTCTGGGTTGGTCTTGAAGCCTATTATTACAGTCCACAGCAATTGGGCAACGGTGAAACAGGCGAATCCTATTGGATCGTTGGGCTGATGAGTGAAAAGAAGCTCGGGGAAAAATTTTCGGTCTTCTTGAACTTTGAGAATTTTTTGGACACCCGACAAACTAGGTTTGGCACAATCTATACAGGAAATATCAGTGATCCCCAGTTTTTGGACATTTACGCCCCTGTTGATGGTTTCGTGATCAATGGTGGATTTAAGATCAAGATATAG
- a CDS encoding DUF6799 domain-containing protein, with product MKKLVLLALAVLGTATLMAQDRDRDRVQDPDQDRDRLMLVDGDVLQIRDRDQIHLQDPITLNDGTVVNPNGSYLTRDRDRLRLKDGECLDNDGIKYRNEYQYRYKIMQNDMGLTNAQIQQRNQNRFHVMLIDGELYQIRTQSQNRLQQRLELANGGSIDPNGTYMNQDRQQMRLQNGECLNLAGEKFMNTYQHRKMMLQKNMKNIKNMKNKKGVKPNAIQKKKGISG from the coding sequence ATGAAAAAATTAGTTTTACTGGCGTTGGCCGTTCTTGGAACAGCTACGCTGATGGCGCAGGACAGGGATAGGGACAGGGTCCAAGATCCCGATCAAGATCGAGACCGTTTAATGTTGGTCGATGGTGACGTGCTCCAAATTCGTGACCGCGATCAAATCCATTTACAGGACCCCATTACCCTAAATGACGGAACAGTTGTGAATCCCAATGGTTCTTATTTGACCCGAGATCGTGATAGACTTCGATTAAAAGATGGGGAATGTTTGGACAATGATGGCATTAAATACCGAAACGAGTATCAATATCGGTATAAAATCATGCAGAACGACATGGGACTTACCAATGCGCAGATCCAACAAAGAAACCAAAACAGGTTCCACGTGATGCTCATTGATGGCGAATTGTATCAAATTAGGACCCAATCCCAAAATCGTTTGCAACAACGGTTAGAATTGGCCAATGGCGGAAGTATTGACCCAAATGGCACCTACATGAACCAAGATCGTCAGCAAATGCGACTTCAAAATGGGGAATGTTTGAACCTTGCTGGGGAAAAATTCATGAACACCTATCAACATCGAAAAATGATGCTTCAAAAAAACATGAAGAACATCAAAAACATGAAGAACAAAAAAGGTGTTAAGCCCAATGCTATCCAAAAGAAAAAAGGGATAAGCGGGTAA
- a CDS encoding TonB-dependent receptor plug domain-containing protein has translation MRQIGILFLVFLLGMCMTYAQENLFYGFENTPLKDVIGQLEADTQLSFSFAEDMVNKKTVTVQVDGLTLIELLAVLEAQTGLHFEKIEGQPQVIITPISNPNRICISLLDRETLLPITENQVVVDSTLVLETNPKGFLQFEHTGKSHYLLQVSGYGAVSVQPTENCTAFYLSPVYKQLQEVVVTSYITTGIDRNRDGSITLTQKPLGPIPGQTTPDILQSIQMIPGVSSLDESASGIQIHGGTSDQNLVLFDHIRVFNSGYLYGMFSRFNPYATEKALIYKTGTSAIYGDRVSGVIDITTNDKVAQKVSGGIGIDGLSADGYLKIPMSQKSSLSLFARNAYLDVFEGPTYEAYERKIFNNTGAITDSRGNPLNVNTDDDYTYESSDNDFRFYDLNAKYVYQPSPKDKIAISALMTRNRTQFSFMNDGETKKDSLTTGNGGVSANWTHHTSPTQTEEITAYFSSYDSYYKNEELYENDLEETNIRGNKISDFGLELKSDRMFKNNDQLTFGYQLSNTNLEIDLSATSNVEPENNISLPVNESNFKNVLFGEYTITKASSGIYKLGLRAVHYGSLGNIYLEPRLNLELPISKSTRIRAGLERRNQPISQLIEFNQTELRLDNNIWRLSDDVNFPLLQGNQISAGLLYDKKGWTLDAELFHKRLTGLTTYSQGFNLPQPELSEGKSRILGMDLLIKKRFRNYRFWMGYSFNDVNFTFDAVQEGSFSGNNDITHSFRISNSLQLKGFQLSLGWQYRTGLPVTLIKSYDEETQQVSFGSLNAGRLPDFHRLDASVVYQFGLRESNSLMQLGFSVLNIYDRIVPLSIIHRTSQQNGELILEQVIHRHSLGFTPNLTVRVFF, from the coding sequence ATGAGGCAAATTGGTATCCTATTTTTAGTGTTCCTATTGGGCATGTGCATGACCTATGCCCAAGAAAATCTATTTTATGGATTTGAGAATACCCCGCTAAAAGACGTCATTGGCCAATTGGAAGCGGACACCCAACTCAGTTTTTCCTTTGCGGAGGATATGGTCAATAAGAAAACGGTTACGGTTCAGGTGGACGGACTCACTTTGATTGAACTTCTTGCCGTACTCGAAGCACAAACAGGACTTCATTTCGAAAAAATTGAAGGACAGCCCCAGGTGATTATCACGCCCATTTCCAATCCAAACCGAATCTGCATTTCTTTATTGGACCGAGAAACGCTGTTGCCCATTACGGAAAATCAGGTCGTAGTCGACTCAACCTTGGTGCTCGAAACCAATCCAAAAGGGTTCCTTCAATTTGAACATACAGGAAAGTCGCACTACCTGCTCCAAGTTTCGGGTTATGGTGCTGTGAGTGTTCAACCGACAGAGAATTGCACTGCATTTTATCTTTCACCTGTCTACAAACAACTCCAAGAAGTGGTGGTTACCTCGTACATTACCACGGGGATTGACCGGAACAGAGATGGTTCCATTACCCTCACCCAAAAACCCTTGGGACCCATTCCCGGGCAAACCACTCCAGATATATTGCAAAGCATCCAAATGATTCCTGGGGTTTCCAGCTTGGATGAATCGGCATCGGGGATTCAAATCCATGGAGGAACTTCGGATCAAAATTTGGTGCTGTTCGACCATATTCGGGTCTTCAATTCAGGGTATTTGTACGGCATGTTCTCAAGATTCAATCCGTACGCCACTGAAAAGGCGCTAATCTATAAAACAGGCACCAGTGCAATTTATGGAGACCGGGTTTCTGGGGTCATCGACATCACTACCAATGACAAAGTCGCCCAAAAGGTTTCCGGAGGGATTGGGATTGATGGATTGAGTGCGGATGGCTATCTAAAAATTCCCATGTCCCAAAAATCATCACTATCTCTATTTGCCAGAAATGCCTATTTGGATGTGTTTGAAGGACCCACCTATGAAGCGTATGAACGGAAAATTTTCAACAATACCGGTGCCATAACTGATAGCCGTGGCAACCCGTTGAATGTGAACACGGATGATGATTACACCTACGAGAGTAGTGACAATGACTTTCGGTTTTATGACTTAAATGCCAAGTATGTATATCAACCTTCCCCAAAGGACAAGATTGCCATTAGTGCGCTGATGACCCGAAACCGCACCCAATTCTCCTTTATGAATGATGGAGAAACCAAAAAAGATTCGCTTACTACTGGAAATGGCGGGGTTAGTGCCAACTGGACGCATCATACCTCCCCAACCCAAACGGAAGAAATCACCGCCTACTTTTCATCTTACGATTCCTATTACAAAAACGAAGAGCTGTACGAAAATGACTTGGAGGAAACCAATATCAGAGGTAACAAAATCAGTGATTTTGGCTTGGAATTGAAGTCAGACAGAATGTTTAAGAACAATGACCAGTTGACTTTTGGGTACCAACTCTCCAATACCAATTTGGAAATAGACTTAAGCGCCACATCCAATGTTGAGCCGGAAAATAATATAAGTCTACCAGTGAATGAGAGTAATTTTAAAAATGTACTGTTTGGGGAATATACCATCACCAAAGCCAGTTCGGGTATTTATAAATTAGGGCTTCGGGCGGTGCATTATGGTAGTTTGGGAAATATTTACTTGGAACCCCGCTTGAATTTGGAACTTCCCATCTCCAAATCGACACGGATTCGGGCTGGGTTGGAGAGACGCAACCAACCTATTTCGCAGTTAATTGAATTCAACCAAACCGAACTTCGGCTGGACAACAACATTTGGCGTCTTTCAGACGATGTCAATTTTCCACTTTTACAAGGTAACCAGATTTCAGCAGGTCTTCTTTATGACAAAAAGGGATGGACTCTGGATGCAGAGCTTTTTCACAAGCGTCTTACCGGGCTCACCACCTACAGCCAAGGTTTCAATCTTCCCCAGCCAGAACTCAGTGAGGGCAAAAGTCGCATTTTGGGAATGGACCTGCTTATTAAAAAGCGCTTCCGAAACTATCGATTTTGGATGGGCTACTCCTTCAATGATGTCAATTTTACTTTTGATGCAGTTCAAGAAGGCAGCTTTTCTGGAAACAACGACATCACCCATAGTTTTCGAATATCCAATAGCCTACAATTGAAAGGTTTTCAATTATCATTGGGGTGGCAATACCGCACGGGCCTACCAGTTACCCTCATCAAAAGCTATGACGAGGAGACCCAACAAGTGAGTTTTGGCTCCTTAAATGCAGGGCGATTACCCGATTTTCACCGATTGGATGCTTCGGTAGTCTATCAGTTTGGATTGAGAGAAAGCAATTCCCTAATGCAACTGGGCTTCTCAGTACTTAACATTTACGATCGTATTGTACCCCTTTCCATCATTCACCGAACCTCCCAACAAAATGGTGAACTAATTTTAGAGCAAGTGATCCATAGGCATTCGCTGGGTTTCACTCCAAACCTCACGGTAAGGGTCTTTTTTTAG
- a CDS encoding FecR family protein gives MDENYANEDFLTRWIAGALTPEELAGFEASDVYRQLMAIDNTAQSLNGPEIDVEKALALVTEKNKNVQKEPKVRRLWWVAAVASIALLFAGYTYFYGYKTYSTGIGENETVLLADGSLIELNANSKLSYKRFGWEEDRIVDFEGEAFFDVQPSGNFTVNTRKGTIAVLGTQFNIRDRKDFKVQCYEGVIVFTPLTQSNPTELSQGMALEIKEGQLQQTEFSADAPDWKKGYSSFMEQPFSEVLEELSVQFPVTFELNSVQIDRLFTGRFTHKNLENALKTTMEPMGITYHISADKRIVTLSGE, from the coding sequence ATGGATGAAAATTACGCCAATGAAGATTTTTTGACCCGATGGATAGCCGGAGCGTTGACTCCAGAGGAGTTGGCAGGGTTCGAGGCATCTGATGTCTACAGGCAACTTATGGCCATTGACAATACGGCCCAGTCCCTAAATGGTCCTGAGATTGATGTGGAAAAGGCATTGGCATTGGTGACCGAAAAGAACAAAAATGTCCAAAAAGAACCAAAAGTAAGACGGCTTTGGTGGGTGGCCGCCGTCGCATCCATTGCTTTGTTGTTTGCAGGGTATACCTATTTCTACGGATATAAAACCTATTCCACTGGTATTGGCGAAAATGAGACCGTACTTCTTGCCGATGGCTCCCTAATTGAGCTAAATGCCAACTCCAAATTATCTTACAAGCGATTTGGTTGGGAAGAAGACCGTATTGTGGATTTTGAAGGGGAAGCCTTTTTTGATGTGCAACCGAGCGGAAATTTTACCGTCAATACCCGTAAAGGAACCATTGCCGTATTGGGCACCCAATTCAACATACGGGACCGAAAGGATTTTAAAGTGCAATGCTATGAAGGTGTCATTGTCTTTACCCCATTAACCCAGTCCAACCCCACCGAACTCTCGCAGGGAATGGCACTTGAAATCAAAGAAGGTCAATTACAGCAGACAGAATTTTCAGCAGATGCCCCCGATTGGAAAAAAGGGTATTCATCTTTTATGGAACAGCCTTTTTCTGAAGTTCTGGAGGAGCTATCGGTTCAATTTCCCGTTACTTTTGAGTTGAATTCGGTTCAAATTGACCGTCTCTTTACCGGAAGATTTACGCACAAAAACCTTGAAAATGCCCTTAAAACCACCATGGAACCCATGGGCATCACATATCATATTTCCGCAGACAAAAGAATTGTTACCTTGTCTGGCGAATAG
- a CDS encoding RNA polymerase sigma factor produces the protein MTEEEPSICAQKIYDRIFRTHYEAVTRYVYYKCGDLQQAEDIVQNVFVKLWKLCATVSFSKVKAYLYRAANNAFLNEKEHEKIVLKHLRKVNPSVDYESPEYLMEMEEFHEKLKSAIASLPPKEREVYLLSRIEKKTYSEIAEITGVGVKAIERRMSKALLQLREVLGKDLKF, from the coding sequence ATGACAGAGGAAGAACCATCCATTTGCGCGCAAAAAATCTACGACCGAATATTCCGCACACATTATGAGGCGGTGACGCGATATGTCTATTATAAATGTGGGGACCTGCAACAGGCGGAGGACATTGTACAGAATGTTTTTGTGAAGCTTTGGAAATTGTGTGCCACCGTTTCTTTTTCCAAAGTGAAGGCATACCTCTACCGTGCGGCCAACAATGCATTTCTCAATGAAAAAGAGCATGAGAAAATTGTCTTGAAGCATTTGAGAAAGGTGAATCCTTCCGTGGATTATGAAAGTCCTGAATATTTAATGGAGATGGAGGAATTCCATGAAAAATTGAAATCCGCCATTGCCTCCTTGCCACCAAAAGAACGGGAAGTGTATTTATTGAGCCGAATAGAAAAGAAAACCTATTCTGAAATTGCCGAAATAACTGGGGTCGGTGTAAAGGCCATAGAACGAAGAATGAGCAAAGCTTTGCTTCAACTCCGTGAGGTTTTGGGAAAAGATTTAAAATTTTAA
- a CDS encoding thioredoxin family protein encodes MHCKKWLTAFFMGCFLLIQNLTAQEWQTNFEKAKDLAQKKDNHIVLVFQGSDWCAPCIKLDREVWSTAEFQNLAKDHFVMLKADFPRKQKNRLPEAQEEHNKMLASKYNPNGYFPFVVVLDASGKVLGETAYEKTTPKAYFNKLNAF; translated from the coding sequence ATGCATTGTAAAAAATGGTTGACAGCCTTCTTTATGGGCTGTTTTTTACTCATACAGAACCTCACCGCCCAAGAGTGGCAAACCAATTTTGAAAAGGCCAAGGACTTGGCCCAAAAGAAGGATAACCATATTGTTTTGGTCTTTCAAGGGTCTGACTGGTGTGCGCCTTGCATTAAGCTAGATCGTGAGGTTTGGAGTACCGCAGAATTCCAAAATCTGGCCAAGGACCATTTTGTGATGCTCAAGGCCGATTTCCCCAGAAAACAAAAAAACAGATTGCCCGAAGCGCAAGAGGAGCACAACAAAATGTTGGCCTCTAAATATAATCCTAATGGATACTTCCCTTTTGTGGTGGTGTTGGATGCATCGGGAAAGGTGTTGGGCGAGACCGCCTATGAAAAAACTACCCCAAAAGCCTATTTCAACAAGTTGAACGCATTCTAA